The Acidobacteriota bacterium genome contains a region encoding:
- a CDS encoding DUF1800 domain-containing protein, translated as MNLIRSLMVWLLLAAVALPQASAQQGRIVAALNRLTWGIEPGQVQAVERIGLQRWIEQQLHPQSIPENPQLTALLRPLATLRETPSQIIAAYPPPQALQQMAQGRRPLPRDPLLHQIVQREIGQFQHPTAAHKPALAATAPRTAAAAFMALPARVRQQQALALAPAEANRMAPWLPLAEARQLIYDQRPQQVPAFDLTSAKVLRAVYSNRQLQDVLTDFWFNHFNVYIRKGNDSELIASYLRAAIRPHVLGKFRDLLVATAETPAMMFYLDNWQSVDPGVNKRGINENYGRELMELQTLGVNGGYTQQDVIAVAHCFTGWTIRQPGRLAEFYYNDRLHDHAPKVVLGVTIPAGGGMSDGLQVLAMLARSPATARHVSFELAQRFVADNPPPELVARMTTTWLQSDGDLRKVMETLLNSPEFWQAAAGRGKMKSPLQVVVSSVRALGAEVTNPLALSRAIANMGEPLYAKEPPTGYSNDGAQWLSTSGLVARMQFATRLAANQIPGVQVDLNTLGSDAEFAQSILQQTPNPAVASGLRDAKNRRQLAALLLGSPEFQKR; from the coding sequence ATGAACCTAATCAGATCGCTGATGGTTTGGCTGCTGCTGGCGGCGGTTGCGCTGCCGCAGGCGAGCGCGCAGCAGGGCAGAATCGTCGCGGCGCTGAACCGGTTGACCTGGGGCATTGAGCCGGGGCAGGTGCAGGCAGTGGAAAGAATTGGCCTCCAGCGTTGGATCGAGCAGCAGCTCCACCCGCAAAGTATTCCCGAAAACCCACAGCTCACGGCCCTCCTGCGGCCCTTGGCGACGCTGCGGGAGACACCCTCGCAGATCATTGCCGCCTATCCGCCGCCCCAGGCGCTGCAGCAAATGGCCCAGGGCCGGCGGCCTCTGCCGCGTGATCCTCTGCTGCACCAAATCGTGCAGCGTGAAATCGGGCAATTCCAGCATCCTACGGCTGCGCATAAACCGGCGCTGGCAGCAACGGCGCCACGCACCGCGGCGGCGGCATTCATGGCACTGCCTGCCCGCGTCCGGCAGCAGCAGGCACTGGCGCTGGCGCCGGCCGAAGCCAATCGCATGGCGCCCTGGCTGCCCCTTGCCGAAGCGCGCCAGTTGATCTACGACCAGCGGCCCCAGCAGGTGCCCGCTTTCGACCTGACCTCCGCCAAGGTGCTGCGCGCGGTTTACTCCAACCGCCAGCTTCAGGACGTGCTCACCGACTTCTGGTTCAACCATTTCAACGTCTACATCCGCAAAGGCAATGACAGCGAGTTGATCGCGAGCTATTTGCGCGCGGCCATCCGGCCGCATGTGCTGGGCAAATTCCGCGATCTGCTGGTGGCGACCGCGGAAACTCCGGCGATGATGTTCTACCTCGACAACTGGCAATCGGTGGATCCGGGCGTCAATAAGCGCGGCATCAACGAGAACTACGGCCGCGAGCTGATGGAACTGCAAACGCTGGGTGTGAATGGCGGCTACACACAGCAGGACGTGATTGCCGTGGCGCATTGCTTTACCGGCTGGACCATCCGCCAGCCGGGACGCCTGGCTGAGTTCTATTACAACGACCGGCTGCACGATCACGCGCCCAAAGTGGTGCTGGGCGTCACCATACCTGCCGGCGGCGGCATGTCCGATGGCCTGCAAGTGCTCGCCATGCTGGCCCGCAGCCCGGCAACCGCGCGGCACGTCTCCTTCGAGCTGGCACAGCGTTTTGTGGCCGACAATCCGCCCCCGGAGCTGGTGGCGCGCATGACGACGACCTGGCTGCAGTCCGATGGCGACCTGCGCAAAGTCATGGAGACCCTGCTTAACTCGCCAGAGTTCTGGCAGGCAGCCGCGGGGCGCGGCAAGATGAAATCGCCGCTGCAGGTGGTCGTCTCGTCGGTACGCGCGCTGGGGGCCGAGGTCACCAATCCGCTGGCATTGAGCCGCGCCATCGCCAATATGGGCGAACCGCTCTACGCCAAGGAGCCACCCACCGGCTACAGCAACGACGGCGCGCAATGGCTTTCCACCAGCGGCCTGGTTGCGCGCATGCAGTTCGCCACGCGCCTGGCCGCGAACCAGATCCCTGGCGTTCAGGTAGATTTGAACACGCTGGGCAGCGATGCGGAATTCGCGCAGAGTATCCTGCAGCAAACACCCAACCCCGCCGTCGCCTCCGGACTGCGGGATGCCAAAAACCGCCGGCAGCTTGCAGCGCTCCTGCTGGGCTCGCCGGAATTCCAGAAGCGGTGA
- a CDS encoding DUF1501 domain-containing protein: MKLTRRIFLKDSALAMVGVGMVPAWLGRSAWASELAGRNKVLVAIFQRGAVDGLNVVIPHGERVYYDLRPTIAVPETAVIKLGPLFGLHPALAALQPLWAEGQLAAVQAAGSPDPSRSHFDAQDYMESGTPGNKSTDSGWLNRALGLDPRMDRSPLRAVAIGAELPLTLQGHVPAVAIHNLNQFRYGGGPLAAGFAAMYDHAGDALLASAGRDTFQALRMVQQLDPRQYRPAAAAQYPNQPLGNSLRQLAQLIKADVGVQVAFADVGGWDNHVNEGGAEGQLAFHLRGFADAIRAFWTDLGPRQQDVVLVTMSEFGRTVHENGNRGTDHGHANVMFVLGGAVRGGKVYGDWPGLASAQLYQDRDLAVTTDFRAVLGEAVVRHLGARDLTGVFPGYNGTPAQFRNFLHS; encoded by the coding sequence ATGAAGCTTACGCGGCGCATTTTCCTGAAGGATTCGGCCTTGGCGATGGTGGGCGTGGGCATGGTTCCCGCCTGGCTGGGTCGCTCGGCGTGGGCAAGCGAGCTGGCGGGCCGGAATAAAGTGCTGGTCGCCATCTTCCAGCGCGGCGCGGTCGACGGCCTCAACGTGGTGATTCCGCACGGTGAGCGCGTTTACTATGACTTGCGACCGACCATCGCCGTGCCCGAGACCGCAGTGATCAAGCTTGGCCCGCTGTTCGGGCTGCACCCGGCGCTGGCGGCACTCCAGCCGCTCTGGGCGGAGGGCCAGTTGGCGGCGGTGCAGGCCGCCGGCTCCCCTGATCCTTCGCGTTCGCATTTTGACGCCCAGGACTACATGGAGTCGGGCACGCCGGGCAACAAGTCAACCGACAGCGGCTGGCTGAACCGCGCTCTGGGTCTGGATCCGCGCATGGATCGCTCGCCGCTGCGCGCGGTGGCCATCGGCGCCGAGTTGCCGCTTACCCTGCAGGGTCACGTGCCCGCGGTGGCGATTCACAATCTGAACCAGTTCCGCTACGGTGGCGGGCCACTGGCGGCCGGTTTTGCCGCCATGTACGACCACGCCGGCGATGCCCTGCTTGCCTCCGCCGGCCGCGATACTTTCCAGGCGCTGCGCATGGTGCAGCAGCTCGACCCGCGGCAATATCGTCCTGCAGCAGCCGCACAGTACCCCAATCAACCGTTGGGCAACAGCCTCCGCCAACTGGCCCAGTTGATCAAAGCCGATGTGGGCGTGCAGGTCGCCTTTGCCGACGTGGGCGGCTGGGACAACCACGTCAACGAAGGCGGCGCCGAGGGCCAACTGGCATTTCATCTGCGCGGCTTCGCCGACGCCATCCGTGCCTTCTGGACCGATCTCGGCCCGCGCCAGCAGGACGTCGTGCTGGTCACCATGTCCGAGTTTGGGCGCACTGTGCATGAAAACGGCAATCGCGGCACCGACCATGGCCACGCCAACGTAATGTTCGTGCTGGGCGGCGCTGTGCGCGGCGGCAAAGTCTACGGCGACTGGCCGGGTCTCGCGTCCGCCCAGCTCTACCAGGACCGCGACCTGGCCGTCACCACCGACTTCCGCGCGGTGCTGGGGGAAGCCGTGGTCCGGCACTTGGGCGCCCGCGATCTCACCGGCGTCTTCCCTGGCTACAACGGCACTCCGGCGCAGTTCCGCAATTTCCTGCACTCGTGA
- a CDS encoding class I SAM-dependent methyltransferase: MASPESPAIRNVSDTALWVAMYRALESERPDAHFRDPYARALAGERGARIAAQQTEATKHSWSFVARTVLADRLIAEHLAAGADMVINLAAGLDTRPYRLDLPATLRWIEVDLPPLLDYKESILGNATPRCQLQRVRCDLADASARQALFAMLSREAKRVLILTEGLLIYFPPDAVASLARDLAACASFHDWVIDLGSPGLLRMMQKTMPAGAGAVFRFAPAEGPEFFRPAGWRAASVHPIIRAGLQLHRLPNWPLRLAAIMPQTHPGNGRRPWSAVCHLTR; encoded by the coding sequence ATGGCCAGTCCTGAATCGCCCGCCATCCGCAACGTGTCGGACACCGCGCTCTGGGTGGCCATGTATCGTGCGCTCGAGAGCGAGCGGCCGGACGCCCATTTCCGCGACCCCTACGCCCGCGCGCTTGCGGGCGAACGCGGCGCCCGCATCGCCGCTCAGCAAACCGAGGCGACCAAGCATTCCTGGTCGTTTGTCGCCCGCACCGTCCTGGCTGACCGCCTCATAGCCGAGCATCTCGCCGCCGGCGCGGACATGGTGATCAATCTCGCCGCCGGCCTCGACACCCGCCCCTATCGCCTCGATCTGCCGGCAACCCTGCGCTGGATCGAAGTCGATTTGCCACCGCTGCTCGACTACAAAGAATCCATCCTTGGCAATGCCACGCCGCGTTGCCAGCTTCAGCGCGTGCGCTGCGACTTGGCCGACGCTTCCGCGCGCCAGGCTCTCTTCGCCATGCTCAGCCGCGAAGCAAAACGGGTGCTGATCCTGACCGAGGGCCTGCTGATCTATTTCCCGCCGGATGCGGTCGCCTCGCTCGCCCGCGATCTCGCCGCCTGCGCGAGCTTTCACGATTGGGTGATTGATCTCGGCAGTCCCGGCCTGCTGCGCATGATGCAAAAAACGATGCCGGCCGGCGCCGGTGCTGTCTTTCGCTTCGCGCCCGCCGAAGGCCCTGAGTTCTTTCGCCCCGCGGGCTGGCGCGCGGCCAGCGTTCATCCCATCATCCGCGCTGGCCTCCAGCTTCATCGTCTCCCGAACTGGCCCCTGCGCCTCGCCGCTATCATGCCTCAGACCCATCCCGGCAATGGCCGCCGCCCCTGGTCCGCCGTCTGCCACCTGACCCGCTGA